From Trichoderma atroviride chromosome 1, complete sequence, one genomic window encodes:
- a CDS encoding uncharacterized protein (BUSCO:EOG092D3ASG), whose translation MPSTHKKEKPWDTDDIDKWKVEAFTAKDNAGGTFTEESSFVTLFPKYREVYLKEAWPLITKALEKHGIACTLDLVEGSMTVKTTRKTFDPAAILNARDLIKLLARSVPAPQAVKILDDGVACDIIKIRNLVRNKERFVKRRQRILGPSGSTLKALELLTETYILVHGNTVSAMGPYKGLKELRRVVEDCMNNIHPIYHIKELMIKRELAKDPELANESWDRFLPNFKKKTLSKRRVPLKVTDKAKKVYTPFPPAPEKSKVDKQIESGEYFLSKEAKDRAVLTERREKQQEAKEQRAKQRAAEYVPPEEDRPKKKRKKTSE comes from the coding sequence ATGCCGTCAACACataagaaagagaagccCTGGGATACCGACGACATCGACAAGTGGAAGGTCGAGGCCTTCACCGCAAAGGACAATGCCGGCGGCACATTCACCGAGGAATCGTCCTTTGTCACGCTGTTCCCCAAATACCGCGAAGTCTACCTGAAGGAGGCCTGGCCGCTCATCAccaaggcgctggagaagcacgGCATCGCCTGCACGCTGGATCTCGTCGAGGGTTCGATGACGGTCAAGACGACGCGAAAGACATTTGACCCCGCCGCCATCCTGAACGCGCGCGACCtcatcaagctgctggctcGAAGCGTCCCGGCGCCCCAGGCCGTCAAGATCCTGGACGACGGCGTCGCGTGCGACATCATCAAGATCCGAAACCTGGTGCGGAACAAGGAGCGCTTCGTCAAGCGGCGCCAGCGGATACTGGGCCCCAGCGGCTCGACGCTCAAGGCGCTCGAGCTGCTGACGGAGACGTACATTCTCGTCCACGGCAACACGGTGTCGGCCATGGGCCCGTACAAGGGCCTCAAGGAGCTTCGCAGAGTCGTCGAGGACTGCATGAACAACATCCACCCCATCTACCACATCAAAGAGCTCATGATCAAGCgtgagctggccaaggatcCCGAGCTGGCCAACGAGAGCTGGGACCGCTTCCTGCCAAacttcaagaagaagacgctgaGCAAGAGACGGGTGCCCCTCAAGGTCacggacaaggccaagaaggtcTACACGCCCTTCCCGCCGGCGCCGGAGAAGAGCAAGGTCGACAAGCAGATTGAGAGCGGCGAGTACTTCCTCAGCAAGGAGGCAAAGGATAGGGCGGTGCTCACCGAGCGCCGGGAGAAGCAACAGGAGGCTAAAGAGCAGCGGGCAAAGCAGCGGGCAGCCGAGTATGTACCACCGGAAGAAGACAGGCCCAAAAAGAAGCGGAAGAAGACTTCTGAGTAG
- a CDS encoding uncharacterized protein (EggNog:ENOG41~CAZy:AA9~SECRETED:SignalP(1-20)) — protein sequence MKAYTNARLLMLGLAALANAHTTFTTLYVDRKSQGDGTCVRMPYDGETATFPIKSVVSEDMVCGRNGTEPVPFVCPTKKGSLLTFEFRLWPDAQKPGSIDPGHLGPCAVYLKKVDNMLTDSASGDGWFKIWEDGYNPETQKWCVDTLVEKNGLLSVNLPQGLPAGYYLVRPEILALHWAAHRNDPQYYLGCAQIFLDSDVKGALDVPKEHLATIPGYVDLDTPGLTFDVYQDDIEYYPIPGPKVFTPDNSHLSANVDSKAEPMVQTVGLIPQDCLFKSANWCGKPMAPYSDSALCWEAVKNCYAQSKECKKSSPPVGLKNCDLWSAYCEKLDKLCTQNLFEGPPAFEAKEVVLPPPGELPAMWNNVFEKKQE from the exons ATGAAGGCCTATACTAATGCTAGGCTCCTAATGCTGGGCCTTGCCGCTTTGGCAAATGCCCATACTACCTTTACTACCCTCTACGTCGATCGCAAGAGCCAAGGAGATGGCACTTGTGTTCGTATGCCGTACGATGGGGAGACGGCAACCTTTCCAATTAAATCTGTAGTCTCTGAAGACATGGTCTGCG GCCGCAATGGCACCGAGCCTGTTCCCTTTGTCTGCCCTACAAAGAAAGGGTCGCTGCTCACGTTCGAGTTTCGCCTCTGGCCTGATGCTCAGAAGCCGGGCAGCATTGATCCAGGCCACCTGGGTCCATGTGCCGTCTATCTCAAGAAAGTCGACAACATGTTGACAGACTCGGCCTCTGGTGACGGATGGTTCAAGATCTGGGAAGACGGCTACAACCCGGAGACGCAAAAGTGGTGCGTTGATACCCTCGTCGAGAAGAATGGTCTGCTGTCCGTCAATCTCCCCCAGGGGCTGCCGGCGGGATACTATCTCGTGCGACCTGAGATTCTGGCTCTGCACTGGGCCGCTCATCGCAACGACCCGCAGTACTACCTGGGCTGCGCACAAATCTTCCTCGACAGCGACGTCAAAGGTGCGCTCGATGTCCCCAAGGAGCATCTCGCCACCATCCCTGGATATGTCGATCTCGACACGCCAGGGCTCACGTTTGACGTCTACCAAGACGATATTGAATATTACCCCATTCCCGGCCCCAAGGTCTTCACGCCCGACAACTCGCATTTGTCGGCCAACGTGGATTCCAAAGCAGAGCCCATGGTCCAGACCGTCGGTCTCATCCCCCAAGACTGCCTCTTCAAGAGCGCCAACTGGTGCGGCAAGCCCATGGCGCCGTACTCGGACAGTGCTTTGTGCTGGGAAGCCGTCAAGAACTGCTACGCGCAGAGCAAGGAGTGCAAGAAGAGCTCGCCGCCGGTTGGGCTGAAGAACTGCGACTTGTGGAGTGCGTACTGCGAGAAGCTTGACAAGCTCTGCACGCAGAATCTGTTCGAGGGGCCGCCGGCTTTTGAGGCAAAGGAGGTGGttttgccgccgccgggAGAGCTGCCGGCCATGTGGAACAATgtgtttgagaagaagcaggagtGA
- a CDS encoding mitochondrial 54S ribosomal protein uL11m (BUSCO:EOG092D4JCC): MSKAAKGAAGGVDTIVKLIVGAGQASPSPPVGPALGSKGVKSMDFCKEFNARTANIVPGTPMPCRVTVRPDRSFTFDLRTPQTSWLLLNAAGAPVGKKGNRKGVSKPGHETVGTISLKHVYEIAKIKQSELRLSGLSLEGLCRSVIFQCKSIGIDVVA, encoded by the exons ATGTCAAAGGCAGCAAAAGGCGCCGCGGGCGGAGTCGACACAATCGTCAAGCTGATAGTGGGCGCCGGCCAGGCCAGTCCCAGCCCTCCAGTTGGTCCTGCTCTGGGAAGCAAGGGTGTCAAGTCTATGGACTTTTGCAAG GAATTCAACGCCAGAACCGCCAACATCGTGCCTGGAACGCCAATGCCGTGCCGAGTCACCGTCCGGCCAGACCGGTCGTTTACCTTTGATCTCAGAACACCGCAGACatcctggctgctgctcaatgcGGCCGGAGCGCCAGTGGGCAAGAAGGGAAACAGGAAAGGCGTCAGCAAGCCTGGCCACGAGACGGTTGGCACCATCAGCTTGAAGCACGTCTACGAAATCGCCAAGATTAAGCAGTCAGAACTTCGACTCTCTGGACTATCGCTGGAGGGACTGTGCCGGTCCGTTATTTTCCAGTGCAAATCAATAGGAATCGATGTGGTGGCTTGA
- a CDS encoding uncharacterized protein (EggNog:ENOG41): protein MASSATKKAPLPHEAAGAPSSSQGDMSSSSKPREAPAAVRFSSAVEEIEPQTPPAAAVAAPAAAPAPASASATSAPNPASSSAPGPTSAPAIAVDPASSKPASVNESLGTATTNTSDRFDTFNEVAADQIKAFQRSLQGLPLQERRMSTFGFEAFSLPASRVASREDASNDSTRLPTPNSSGWQSPHGSPRLSALASPPLTPAGSDPDKRLHKDAGAAGTPTPATSVSDSHHIITPQPSSPTADKTPSSAAGAADRRAAAAALAHRPGSSDRAMSRASSSTDDHRPESRGLHRKDFFSVGPSSVPVSRESSPSRSSAAHYYSKPMAQQSDANDPYAKGRRPPQQQHPTRHSVDPRFIFSISRKKKDRGGPSPTSSKTSVALYGQPRPSDDSGSADGVHGHASAGSMSDLKRFFRKSGHHHKKRDQSPSSSIKSSSKSSQASRSSQQLPFGDDHGLTSKYGRLGKVLGSGAGGSVRLMRRTEDGTVFAVKEFRARHTYETEREYNKKVTAEFCVGSTLHHGNVIETLDILQEKGRWFEVMEYAPFDLFAIVMTGRMSREEIRCSFLQILNGVTYLHSMGLAHRDLKLDNVVVSDKGIMKIIDFGSAHVFKYPFESGSVPAKGIVGSDPYLAPEVYDSKEYNAEEVDIWSLAIIFCCMTLRRFPWKIPRMTDNSYKLFAATPTPGHDPGKLLRPKSTNDLSSVPAREFLADDDGKSQRSTGHRRNDSTDSNAVGPDTPQLPIPGVSVPDRSKEVVRGPWRILRLLPRESRHIIHRMLDVNPKSRARMGEILEEPWISDSVICQQLDSGEVIPARDHKHVLEPPQLSAASSEKGVS, encoded by the exons ATGGCGTCGTCCGCGACCAAAAAGGCGCCTCTGCCGCACGAGGCCGCTGGTG ccccgtcgtcgtctcagGGCGACATGTCGAGCTCCAGCAAACCTCGCGAAGCTCCCGCCGCCGTTCGCTTCTCCTCTGCcgtcgaggagattgagcCGCAAACAccacctgctgctgctgttgctgctcccgccgcagctccagctccagcttcagcttcggccACTTCAGCCCCGAATccagcatcgtcgtcggcgccaGGACCAACATCAGCGCCGGCAATCGCAGTCGATCCCGCCTCGTCCAAGCCTGCTTCCGTCAACGAGTCCCTCGGGACCGCCACCACAAACACCTCGGATCGCTTCGATACCTTCAACGAGGTGGCTGCCGACCAGATCAAGGCCTTCCAAAGGTCGCTCCAGGGGCTGCCCTTGCAGGAGCGCCGCATGAGCACTTTTGGATTCGAGGCCTTTTCCCTTCCTGCATCACGG GTTGCTTCTCGCGAAGACGCCTCCAATGACTCTACCAGACTGCCCACGCCAAACTCGTCCGGATGGCAATCTCCCCACGGGAGTCCTCGGCTTTCGGCGCTGGCCTCTCCTCCACTGACGCCTGCCGGCTCGGATCCCGACAAGAGGCTACATAAGGACGCCGGTGCCGCCGGCACTCCCACGCCCGCTACCTCCGTCAGCGATTCGCATCACATCATCACTCCGCAGCCTTCGAGCCCTACCGCCGACAAGACGCCCTCTTCCGCCGCTGGCGCCGCTGACcggagagcagcagcagcagccctcGCCCACCGGCCTGGCTCTTCTGACCGCGCCATGTCCAGGGCCTCGTCGTCCACCGATGATCATCGCCCAGAGTCTCGAGGACTCCACAGAAAGGACTTTTTTTCCGTCGGGCCCAGCTCCGTGCCCGTGTCTCGTGAATCCAGCCCATCCAGGAGCTCGGCCGCCCACTACTACTCCAAGCCAATGGCTCAGCAGAGTGATGCCAACGACCCGTATGCAAAGGGCCGTCGCccccctcagcagcagcaccctaCCCGCCACTCAGTCGACCCGCGATTCATATTCTCCAtctcgaggaagaagaaggaccgAGGTGGTCCGTCGCCCACCTCGTCAAAGACAAGCGTCGCCTTGTACGGCCAGCCCAGGCCGAGCGACGATTCTGGATCGGCTGATGGCGTCCACGGACATGCGTCTGCGGGCTCCATGTCCGATCTGAAGCGCTTTTTCCGAAAGTCAGGCCACCACCACAAGAAGCGGGACcagtcgccgtcgtcgtccatcAAATCATCGTCCAAATccagccaggccagccgCTCCAGCCAACAGCTGCCCTTTGGCGACGACCATGGATTGACCTCCAAGTACGGAAGACTCGGCAAGGTGCTGGGATCTGGTGCTGGCGGCTCCGTCAGGCTCATGCGCCGCACCGAGGACGGCACCGTCTTTGCCGTCAAGGAATTCAGGGCCCGGCACACGTATGAGACGGAAAGGGAGTACAACAAAAAGGTGACGGCCGAGTTCTGCGTCGGATCGACTCTCCACCACGGCAACGTCATCGAGACGCTGGACATTTTGCAGGAAAAGGGCCGCTGGTTTGAAGTCATGGAGTATGCGCCCTTTGACCtctttgccattgtcatgaCCGGCAGGATGTCGCGCGAGGAGATTCGATGCAGCTTCCTGCAGATCCTCAATGGCGTCACCTACCTGCATAGCATGGGCCTCGCGCATCGGGACTTGAAGCTCGACAACGTCGTTGTTAGCGACAAGGGCATTATGAAGATTATCGACTTTGGCAGCGCCCATGTCTTCAAGTATCCTTTTGAAAGCGGGTCCGTCCCGGCCAAGG GCATTGTTGGATCCGACCCGTACTTGGCCCCCGAGGTTTACGATTCCAAGGAGTACAACGCCGAAGAAGTCGACATTTGGTctcttgccatcatcttttgctGCATGACTCTGCGCCGTTTCCCCTGGAAGATTCCCCGCATGACGGACAATTCCTACAAGCTGTTTGCAGCCACACCGACTCCTGGCCACGATCCCGGCAAACTGCTGCGTCCCAAGTCCACCAACGACCTCTCATCTGTGCCTGCTCGAGAATTCTtggccgacgacgatggcaAGTCTCAACGCAGCACGGGACACAGGAGAAATGATTCGACGGATTCCAACGCGGTAGGCCCCGACACCCCACAGCTTCCCATCCCGGGTGTCAGCGTCCCCGACAGGTCCAAAGAAGTCGTCCGAGGACCCTGGAGGATTCTGCGGCTACTCCCCCGCGAAAGCCGCCACATCATCCACCGCATGCTGGACGTTAATCCCAAATCTCGAGCCAGAATGGGCGAGATTTTGGAGGAACCGTGGATCTCCGATAGCGTCATCTGCCAGCAGCTCGACAGCGGTGAAGTGATTCCAGCCCGCGACCACAAGCATGTCTTGGAGCCCCCCCAACTCTCAGCCGCCTCCTCCGAAAAAGGTGTAAGCTGA
- a CDS encoding uncharacterized protein (BUSCO:EOG092D4O5W), which translates to MSTVRSIRALAPLLDRVLVQRVKAEAKTASGIFLPESSVEKLNEAKVLAVGPGGLDRDGKRIAMGVAVGDRVLIPQFGGSPIKSGDEEYHLFRDSEILAKINE; encoded by the exons ATG TCTACCGTCCGCTCCATCCGTGCTCTGGCTCCTCTCCTGGACCGCGTGCTCGTCCAGCGCgtcaaggccgaggccaagaccGCCAGCGGCATCTTCCTGCCCGAGTCCAGCGTCGAGAAGctcaacgaggccaaggtTCTTGCCGTGGGACCCGGTGGTCTGGACCGTGATGGCAAGCGCATCGCCATGGGCGTTGCTGTTGGCGACCGAGTGCTGATTCCCCAG TTTGGTGGCTCTCCCATCAAGTCTGGCGACGAAGAGTACCACCTGTTCCGTGACAGCGA AATCcttgccaagatcaacgagTAA
- a CDS encoding uncharacterized protein (EggNog:ENOG41) — protein sequence MMYPVISAPNVFIPESSPHASGHPKPSLMPVIMPCISSPSQFPPRSAANPPTPGQVASREDASNDSTRLPTPNSSGWQSPHGSPRLSALASPPLTPAGSDPDKRLHKDAGAAGTPTPATSVSDSHHIITPQPSSPTADKTPSSAAGAADRRAAAAALAHRPGSSDRAMSRASSSTDDHRPESRGLHRKDFFSVGPSSVPVSRESSPSRSSAAHYYSKPMAQQSDANDPYAKGRRPPQQQHPTRHSVDPRFIFSISRKKKDRGGPSPTSSKTSVALYGQPRPSDDSGSADGVHGHASAGSMSDLKRFFRKSGHHHKKRDQSPSSSIKSSSKSSQASRSSQQLPFGDDHGLTSKYGRLGKVLGSGAGGSVRLMRRTEDGTVFAVKEFRARHTYETEREYNKKVTAEFCVGSTLHHGNVIETLDILQEKGRWFEVMEYAPFDLFAIVMTGRMSREEIRCSFLQILNGVTYLHSMGLAHRDLKLDNVVVSDKGIMKIIDFGSAHVFKYPFESGSVPAKGIVGSDPYLAPEVYDSKEYNAEEVDIWSLAIIFCCMTLRRFPWKIPRMTDNSYKLFAATPTPGHDPGKLLRPKSTNDLSSVPAREFLADDDGKSQRSTGHRRNDSTDSNAVGPDTPQLPIPGVSVPDRSKEVVRGPWRILRLLPRESRHIIHRMLDVNPKSRARMGEILEEPWISDSVICQQLDSGEVIPARDHKHVLEPPQLSAASSEKGVS from the exons ATGATGTATCCAGTCATAAGCGCTCCGAATGTTTTCATCCCCGAATCATCGCCTCACGCCTCCGGCCACCCGAAGCCCAGCTTGATGCCCGTCATCATGCCCTGCatatcctctccttctcagTTCCCACCCCGTTCAGCTGCTAACCCGCCCACCCCTGGCCAGGTTGCTTCTCGCGAAGACGCCTCCAATGACTCTACCAGACTGCCCACGCCAAACTCGTCCGGATGGCAATCTCCCCACGGGAGTCCTCGGCTTTCGGCGCTGGCCTCTCCTCCACTGACGCCTGCCGGCTCGGATCCCGACAAGAGGCTACATAAGGACGCCGGTGCCGCCGGCACTCCCACGCCCGCTACCTCCGTCAGCGATTCGCATCACATCATCACTCCGCAGCCTTCGAGCCCTACCGCCGACAAGACGCCCTCTTCCGCCGCTGGCGCCGCTGACcggagagcagcagcagcagccctcGCCCACCGGCCTGGCTCTTCTGACCGCGCCATGTCCAGGGCCTCGTCGTCCACCGATGATCATCGCCCAGAGTCTCGAGGACTCCACAGAAAGGACTTTTTTTCCGTCGGGCCCAGCTCCGTGCCCGTGTCTCGTGAATCCAGCCCATCCAGGAGCTCGGCCGCCCACTACTACTCCAAGCCAATGGCTCAGCAGAGTGATGCCAACGACCCGTATGCAAAGGGCCGTCGCccccctcagcagcagcaccctaCCCGCCACTCAGTCGACCCGCGATTCATATTCTCCAtctcgaggaagaagaaggaccgAGGTGGTCCGTCGCCCACCTCGTCAAAGACAAGCGTCGCCTTGTACGGCCAGCCCAGGCCGAGCGACGATTCTGGATCGGCTGATGGCGTCCACGGACATGCGTCTGCGGGCTCCATGTCCGATCTGAAGCGCTTTTTCCGAAAGTCAGGCCACCACCACAAGAAGCGGGACcagtcgccgtcgtcgtccatcAAATCATCGTCCAAATccagccaggccagccgCTCCAGCCAACAGCTGCCCTTTGGCGACGACCATGGATTGACCTCCAAGTACGGAAGACTCGGCAAGGTGCTGGGATCTGGTGCTGGCGGCTCCGTCAGGCTCATGCGCCGCACCGAGGACGGCACCGTCTTTGCCGTCAAGGAATTCAGGGCCCGGCACACGTATGAGACGGAAAGGGAGTACAACAAAAAGGTGACGGCCGAGTTCTGCGTCGGATCGACTCTCCACCACGGCAACGTCATCGAGACGCTGGACATTTTGCAGGAAAAGGGCCGCTGGTTTGAAGTCATGGAGTATGCGCCCTTTGACCtctttgccattgtcatgaCCGGCAGGATGTCGCGCGAGGAGATTCGATGCAGCTTCCTGCAGATCCTCAATGGCGTCACCTACCTGCATAGCATGGGCCTCGCGCATCGGGACTTGAAGCTCGACAACGTCGTTGTTAGCGACAAGGGCATTATGAAGATTATCGACTTTGGCAGCGCCCATGTCTTCAAGTATCCTTTTGAAAGCGGGTCCGTCCCGGCCAAGG GCATTGTTGGATCCGACCCGTACTTGGCCCCCGAGGTTTACGATTCCAAGGAGTACAACGCCGAAGAAGTCGACATTTGGTctcttgccatcatcttttgctGCATGACTCTGCGCCGTTTCCCCTGGAAGATTCCCCGCATGACGGACAATTCCTACAAGCTGTTTGCAGCCACACCGACTCCTGGCCACGATCCCGGCAAACTGCTGCGTCCCAAGTCCACCAACGACCTCTCATCTGTGCCTGCTCGAGAATTCTtggccgacgacgatggcaAGTCTCAACGCAGCACGGGACACAGGAGAAATGATTCGACGGATTCCAACGCGGTAGGCCCCGACACCCCACAGCTTCCCATCCCGGGTGTCAGCGTCCCCGACAGGTCCAAAGAAGTCGTCCGAGGACCCTGGAGGATTCTGCGGCTACTCCCCCGCGAAAGCCGCCACATCATCCACCGCATGCTGGACGTTAATCCCAAATCTCGAGCCAGAATGGGCGAGATTTTGGAGGAACCGTGGATCTCCGATAGCGTCATCTGCCAGCAGCTCGACAGCGGTGAAGTGATTCCAGCCCGCGACCACAAGCATGTCTTGGAGCCCCCCCAACTCTCAGCCGCCTCCTCCGAAAAAGGTGTAAGCTGA
- a CDS encoding uncharacterized protein (EggNog:ENOG41) has product MHPLACTCGRRFKKEQDLRAHRSSVRRYICGQCNLCLRTKHEFGQHKASSLPACDEKWMKDMVWYCNDCDAKFDDQDALRQHTTTVRHAVEFGCCDCNKSFKNFNALNQHLRDKVHEKRPVVKRRCEECDRLFINAAALDQHMQSTVHRPISNLTCMAGKICGVECNARFKSPSAMIAHMESGSCQSGMNRQKLNRLILVQDNDHLITSSSGIFEYSGWASLENDDESVTLSGVMTPSTDSDEGVLLTPSSSQIDFGSLVEGQLARRSSSGIETESTTSDSTELSQPKYFFCSLCPDTKRPFLTHLSLEMHMRSAAHTPKMFHCPSILFSGEAGKAHREMKNFSTISGLVAHIESGVCQGEKAGLRTVMEYMEQRLEEMGISFKLLSL; this is encoded by the coding sequence ATGCACCCTCTGGCTTGCACGTGCGGGCGCCGCTTCAAAAAAGAGCAGGATCTACGAGCGCACAGGAGCAGTGTAAGGCGGTACATCTGCGGCCAATGCAACTTGTGCCTTCGCACAAAGCACGAGTTCGGGCAGCACAAGGCCTCTTCGCTTCCGGCTTGTGATGAAAAGTGGATGAAAGATATGGTTTGGTACTGCAACGATTGCGACGCAAAGTTTGATGATCAGGATGCGCTGCGCCAACATACTACTACGGTCAGACATGCCGTGGAGTTTGGCTGCTGTGACTGCAACAAGAGTTTCAAGAATTTCAATGCCTTGAACCAGCATCTCCGGGACAAAGTCCACGAGAAACGGCCGGTGGTAAAGAGGCGTTGCGAAGAATGCGATCGCTTGTTCATTAACGCTGCTGCCTTGGACCAGCATATGCAGTCCACCGTCCATCGCCCCATTAGCAACCTGACTTGCATGGCAGGCAAGATTTGCGGCGTGGAGTGCAATGCTCGTTTCAAGAGCCCTTCGGCCATGATTGCTCACATGGAGAGTGGCTCTTGCCAGTCGGGCATGAACCGGCAGAAGCTCAACAGGTTGATACTTGTGCAGGACAACGATCATCTCATTACCAGTTCCAGCGGAATCTTCGAATATTCTGGCTGGGCCAGCCTGGAAAATGACGATGAATCGGTAACTCTCTCAGGAGTCATGACGCCGAGTACAGATTCAGATGAAGGGGTGCTCTTGACtccgagcagcagccagatcgATTTTGGTAGCCTTGTTGAAGGACAACTGGCAAGACGCTCATCATCCGGGATAGAGACCGAGTCCACAACAAGCGACAGCACGGAGCTGTCCCAGCCAAAGTATTTCTTCTGTTCTCTATGTCCCGATACGAAACGCCCATTCTTGACGCACTTGAGCTTGGAAATGCACATGAGGTCCGCGGCGCATACACCAAAAATGTTTCACTGTCCGTCAATCCTGTTCTCGGGAGAAGCTGGAAAGGCCCACCGAGAAATGAAGAATTTCTCGACGATTAGTGGGCTCGTGGCACACATTGAGAGCGGCGTCTGCCAGGGTGAAAAGGCCGGGCTGCGAACGGTGATGGAGTACATGGAACAAAGgttggaggagatgggcaTATCGTTTAAGCTGTTGAGTCTATGA
- a CDS encoding uncharacterized protein (EggNog:ENOG41) encodes MISPRWTPRATATVANLCGSSRQIPCPCRRSFGTTRNDGNQDGSETNRRRTYSRPTLKGEPPHRTRRVEAQSNGPRVEAYRRPRRHQADSRKNDGRIEDGDANSSSGDYWPQLQRRERAKRRADDGGGGAANAALAIPTPASVFAPRLNVQNPQGTKESSLVMLVIDGLSCNLNAADFYRIAPNDLSDWQSVIKKVQMQRNLDSFEPLGRYLLTFSTAQAAASYRDRLVRLHKLNGFKLRSASGLWESSVPAALKVSLTSPLAAAAATTTTMGTTKVAAVTETIGDAVAPSDSPPSTESVVDLANSFTLAPGSQDTLSVQRRKVTLARPWAKRLASMVENLGFGELPHVLMLEVYPPTLSAGELNQFIRRDGESRGLRWPVSAPQHLRMNSSLQQAPTRTRGSRTRDVDQGEAKDEDGQAAPNQQQQGPSFKFNDRETEEKLKGRFVLACTDEAEARRFQQSWNNRVLTTLRPQPARYVVYASIINW; translated from the exons ATGATCAGCCCTCGATGGACTCCCCGGGCGACAGCGACCGTCGCTAATCTATGCGGCTCTTCTCGCCAGATTCCCTGCCCctgcagaagaagcttcGGCACAACCAGAAACGACGGCAACCAAGATGGCTCCGAGACGAATCGTCGGCGCACATATTCACGCCCTACGCTGAAAGGCGAACCTCCCCATCGAACGAGGAGGGTCGAAGCGCAAAGCAATGGTCCCAGAGTAGAAGCATATCGGCGAcctcgacgccatcaagcaGATTCTAGGAAAAATGATGGAAGAATAGAAGACGGAGAtgcaaacagcagcagcggagACTATTGGCCGCAGctacagagaagagaaagagcaaaaagacgagccgacgatggcggcggcggcgcggcaAACGCTGCCCTCGCCATTCCAACGCCCGCCAGCGTCTTTGCCCCGCGGCTCAATGTCCAGAATCCGCAGGGCACAAAGGAGTCGTCGCTGGTGATGCTCGTCATTGACGGGCTGTCGTGCAACCTCAACGCAGCCGACTTTTACCGCATTGCGCCCAACGATTTGTCCGACTGGCAGAGCGTGATCAAGAAAG TCCAGATGCAACGCAATCTGGATTCCTTCGAACCGCTTGGCCGCTACCTGCTTACCTTTAGCACGGCCCAAGCCGCGGCCTCGTACCGCGATAGGCTCGTCCGGCTGCATAAACTCAACGGCTTCAAGCTGCGGTCTGCAAGTGGCCTCTGGGAGAGCAGCGTCCCTGCGGCTCTCAAAGTGTCTCTCACTTCCCctctagcagcagcagcagcaacaaccaCAACGATGGGAACAACAAAAGTAGCAGCAGTTACTGAAACTATCGGTGATGCGGTTGCTCCTTCTGACTCGCCACCCAGCACAGAGAGCGTAGTTGATTTGGCCAACTCCTTCACCCTCGCACCCGGTTCTCAGGACACGCTTTCGGTCCAGCGCAGAAAAGTGACGCTTGCACGACCATGGGCGAAGCGTCTGGCCAGCATGGTCGAGAACCTCGGATTCGGCGAACTGCCGCACGTATTGATGCTGGAGGTCTACCCGCCTACTCTGAGTGCCGGGGAGCTGAATCAGTTCATTCGGCGAGATGGCGAAAGCAGAGGCCTGAGGTGGCCGGTGTCTGCTCCCCAGCATCTCAGGATGAATAGCAGTCTGCAGCAAGCcccaacaagaacaagggGCTCGAGGACAAGGGATGTTGATCAAggcgaggccaaggatgAGGATGGTCAAGCAGCGCcgaaccagcagcagcagggcccATCGTTCAAGTTCAACGATCGCGAGACGGAAGAGAAGCTCAAAGGCCGGTTCGTGCTTGCATGCACcgacgaggcagaggcacgGCGCTTTCAGCAGAGCTGGAACAACAGAGTGCTGACGACGCTGCGGCCGCAACCAGCTAGATATGTAGTGTATGCATCAATAATAAACTGGTAG